Proteins from a genomic interval of Alteromonas macleodii ATCC 27126:
- a CDS encoding FAD-binding and (Fe-S)-binding domain-containing protein: protein MTLPALTVESNLAAQYKAFVERLKMSAFTGDIETAYSARIAHATDNSVYYKVPQAIIYPKSTEDCQCIGKLASHFPDVAFSARGGGTGTNGQSLTDGIVVDIRRYLNEIIELNLEEGWVRVQAGIVKDSLNDALCPHGLFFSPDLSTSNRATLGGMISTDASGQGSLVYGKTSDHVIGLKAVLANGEIIETAKISRDEALLKASGCASEAAIYQQAMRTCIQHREGILKTFPRLNRFLTGYDLEHVVDGDNIDIGRLITGAEGSLAFVTEATLTLDKIAPLKALVNISYRSFDAALRHAPVLVKAKATSVETIDSTVLNFAKTDIVWHSIHHLIADVPDNELLGLNLVEFNADSAEETKVHIEQLEVAITQGIGRDGSSITGYSVTYDKPDIQRIYAMRKKAVGLLGKVKGNQKPIAFAEDTAVPPENLADFIGEFRALLDSHNLKYGMFGHVDAGVLHVRPALDLSDPQQEALMHTLSDEVVALVAKYGGLMWGEHGKGFRSEYGPAFFGETLFNEMRKIKAVFDPHNQMNPGKICTPIESDDKLVSVKDIKRAGIERVIPVSIKQDVFPAFECNGNGLCFNYEPTSPMCPSSKVTHDRRHTPKGRASMLREWTRLLSLSTKFGTTLESEGLSYKQFKSNFLSRFKNSILSNKPDFSHEVKEVMDGCLACKSCTHQCPVNIDVPHFRSIFLSIYYRRYLRPLKDMLVANIETIAPLSARAPKLHNALIELKWVKRFLEKQVGYKDAPQLSYPTLTSRVKAQTVPFDLQRLSQMNTEERKNYIAVVQDPFTSYYDAASVEKLISVIYKLGFKPMVVPYTPNGKPAHVKGFLDKFEKQAIKTANLLNQLHALDITMVGTDASLVLCYRDEYKKYLRDKRGNFFVHTIDEWLDLVLTEKHIVKAMIKKRFSLLAHCSEKTAMPALTTRWQSIFEKLGANLTVQPSGCCGMAGTYGHEASHYKNSKALYELSWSGVFKQCSTQHEVLVSGFSCRSQVARFEGKKPRHPIAVVNELIQ from the coding sequence GTGACTCTTCCCGCGTTGACGGTCGAATCCAATCTAGCCGCACAATATAAAGCATTTGTAGAGCGCCTAAAGATGAGTGCCTTCACCGGTGATATCGAAACGGCCTATAGTGCTCGCATCGCGCATGCTACTGACAACTCAGTCTATTACAAAGTCCCGCAGGCCATTATTTACCCAAAATCTACTGAAGATTGTCAGTGTATAGGTAAATTAGCCAGCCACTTCCCAGATGTCGCATTCTCTGCCCGTGGTGGTGGCACTGGTACTAATGGGCAGAGTTTAACCGATGGTATCGTTGTCGATATCCGTCGTTATCTAAATGAGATCATTGAACTGAACCTGGAAGAAGGGTGGGTTAGGGTTCAAGCGGGTATAGTCAAAGATTCACTCAACGACGCATTGTGCCCGCACGGCCTGTTCTTTTCCCCTGATCTATCAACCAGCAATCGCGCTACGCTTGGCGGTATGATAAGCACTGATGCGTCGGGGCAGGGGTCATTAGTGTATGGTAAAACCAGCGACCACGTCATCGGACTCAAAGCAGTGCTTGCGAATGGCGAGATAATTGAAACCGCAAAAATTTCGCGGGATGAAGCTTTACTTAAAGCAAGTGGCTGTGCGTCAGAAGCCGCAATTTATCAACAAGCAATGCGTACCTGTATTCAACATCGAGAGGGCATTTTAAAAACATTTCCCCGCTTAAACCGCTTTTTGACGGGGTACGATTTAGAACACGTAGTTGACGGTGATAACATTGACATTGGTAGGCTAATCACAGGTGCAGAGGGCTCACTTGCGTTTGTTACGGAAGCGACGTTAACACTTGATAAAATAGCGCCACTGAAAGCGCTTGTTAACATATCCTACCGTTCATTTGACGCGGCGCTTCGACATGCGCCAGTGTTGGTAAAAGCCAAAGCAACCAGTGTTGAAACCATCGATAGCACGGTACTTAACTTTGCGAAAACCGACATTGTGTGGCATTCCATTCATCATTTAATAGCAGATGTTCCAGATAACGAGTTGTTGGGTTTAAATCTTGTAGAGTTCAACGCCGATTCTGCAGAAGAAACGAAAGTTCATATTGAACAGTTAGAAGTGGCAATTACACAAGGGATAGGACGAGATGGCAGCAGTATAACAGGCTATAGCGTCACCTATGACAAGCCCGATATTCAGCGCATCTATGCCATGCGGAAAAAAGCCGTTGGGCTGCTTGGTAAGGTAAAGGGCAATCAAAAGCCCATTGCATTTGCCGAAGATACCGCTGTGCCGCCGGAAAACTTGGCCGACTTCATTGGTGAGTTTCGAGCATTATTAGACAGCCATAATTTAAAATATGGCATGTTCGGTCACGTTGATGCTGGTGTTTTGCACGTGAGGCCGGCACTAGATTTATCAGATCCACAGCAAGAAGCACTGATGCATACGCTTTCTGATGAGGTAGTGGCACTTGTTGCTAAGTACGGTGGATTGATGTGGGGAGAGCATGGCAAGGGATTTCGAAGTGAATACGGCCCCGCATTTTTTGGCGAAACACTGTTCAATGAAATGCGCAAGATCAAAGCCGTATTTGACCCCCATAACCAGATGAACCCCGGCAAAATCTGCACACCGATAGAGAGTGATGATAAATTAGTCTCGGTGAAAGATATTAAAAGAGCAGGGATTGAGCGGGTTATTCCCGTCAGCATAAAACAAGATGTGTTTCCTGCTTTTGAATGTAACGGCAATGGACTGTGTTTCAACTACGAGCCTACATCACCTATGTGCCCGTCTAGCAAGGTTACCCACGATAGGCGGCACACACCGAAAGGGCGCGCAAGCATGCTAAGAGAGTGGACGCGGCTACTATCGCTTAGTACCAAATTCGGCACTACATTAGAAAGTGAAGGGTTGTCGTATAAGCAGTTCAAAAGTAACTTTCTATCTCGGTTTAAGAACTCCATTTTAAGTAACAAGCCAGACTTTTCACACGAAGTCAAAGAGGTCATGGATGGGTGTTTGGCGTGCAAATCATGTACACATCAATGCCCGGTGAATATTGATGTGCCGCACTTCAGGTCAATATTTTTGTCTATTTACTATCGACGGTATTTGCGACCTTTAAAAGATATGCTGGTTGCTAATATAGAAACGATTGCTCCATTGAGCGCGCGTGCGCCTAAACTTCATAATGCCCTAATAGAGCTAAAATGGGTGAAGCGCTTCTTGGAGAAGCAAGTAGGGTATAAAGATGCTCCTCAGCTTTCTTATCCAACGTTAACTAGCCGAGTAAAAGCACAAACAGTGCCGTTTGATTTACAACGCCTTTCCCAAATGAATACAGAAGAGCGAAAAAATTATATCGCTGTCGTTCAAGATCCCTTTACCAGTTATTACGATGCGGCTAGCGTCGAGAAGCTGATAAGTGTGATCTATAAGCTTGGCTTTAAACCCATGGTAGTGCCGTATACGCCCAATGGAAAACCTGCTCACGTAAAAGGCTTTCTGGATAAGTTCGAAAAACAAGCGATAAAGACCGCTAACTTACTCAATCAACTCCATGCACTAGACATAACTATGGTAGGCACTGATGCGTCGCTAGTGTTGTGTTACAGAGATGAATACAAGAAGTATTTGCGTGATAAAAGAGGTAACTTCTTTGTGCATACTATCGATGAATGGCTGGATTTGGTTTTAACTGAAAAGCACATAGTAAAGGCGATGATTAAAAAGCGATTCAGTTTGCTTGCACACTGTAGTGAAAAAACGGCTATGCCGGCGCTGACAACCCGCTGGCAAAGCATTTTTGAGAAACTTGGTGCTAATTTAACAGTGCAGCCCTCAGGATGTTGCGGTATGGCTGGAACCTATGGTCACGAAGCTTCACATTATAAAAATTCAAAAGCGCTTTACGAATTAAGTTGGTCAGGTGTGTTCAAGCAATGTAGCACACAGCATGAAGTGCTTGTAAGCGGCTTTTCATGTCGAAGCCAAGTTGCAAGGTTTGAAGGTAAAAAGCCACGTCACCCTATCGCGGTGGTAAATGAATTAATCCAATAA
- a CDS encoding CocE/NonD family hydrolase — MKVVMRSIMLVVLLLTTTYAFSEQSETDAREAYIRANYTKYEYQIPMRDGVKLFTSVYVPNDRTDAYPFMMQRTPYRVAPYGVSKYKKRLGPSEAFEKEGFIFVFQDVRGKFMSEGEFVNMRPQDAYKRGKDATDDATDTYDTIEWLVKNVEGNNGKVGMWGTSYPGYYTSVASINSHPALKAISPQAPIADWFFDDFHRNGAFVTPMAFIFFDTFDKQRDGTFAYWPEGMKSETPDGYQFFKNLGPLSNVNDKYFHGERPFWNEVIQHPNYDDYWKSRDVLQHLSKTKPATLVVGGWYDTEDLYGPLYTYQTMSHNNKKDHVKLVMGPWYHGQWQSEKGGTELGEAHFGFDTSAWFQKDVLLPFFKQHLKGANDANIATATMFETGSNRWRHFDVWPPKDTSQKTLFLAGKEKLVENANNTGSSEYVSDPNKPVPHSAKISRGWDRPYMVEDQRFAARRPDVLVFETEILENDLTIAGAIDLNLWFSTNKSAADVVVKLVDVFPSVDDNVNKADMEKGNRHELVRWGVLRGRFRESMSKPKAFVPNQPTEIGFELYDVLHTFKRGHKLQIQIQSSMFPFLDLNPQNYVENIFNAKESDFTRAFHTIYHNDEHQSSISFNVLKV, encoded by the coding sequence ATGAAGGTGGTAATGCGCAGCATTATGCTGGTGGTACTTTTGTTAACAACTACGTATGCATTCAGTGAACAAAGTGAAACCGATGCTAGGGAAGCCTATATAAGGGCAAACTACACGAAATACGAATACCAAATTCCAATGCGTGATGGCGTAAAACTGTTTACGTCAGTCTATGTGCCAAACGATAGAACAGACGCTTACCCTTTTATGATGCAGCGTACGCCTTATCGCGTTGCTCCTTATGGTGTTAGTAAGTACAAAAAGCGCTTGGGACCGAGCGAAGCTTTCGAAAAGGAAGGTTTTATTTTTGTGTTCCAAGATGTGCGTGGCAAATTCATGTCTGAAGGAGAGTTTGTCAATATGCGTCCTCAAGACGCTTATAAGCGCGGTAAAGATGCGACGGATGATGCTACTGATACCTATGACACTATCGAGTGGCTCGTAAAAAATGTTGAAGGCAATAACGGTAAAGTGGGGATGTGGGGCACATCGTATCCTGGCTATTACACGTCAGTCGCCTCTATAAATAGCCACCCCGCGCTAAAGGCTATTTCTCCACAAGCTCCAATTGCAGATTGGTTTTTTGATGACTTCCATCGAAATGGGGCGTTTGTGACCCCTATGGCGTTTATATTTTTCGACACGTTTGATAAGCAGCGTGATGGTACGTTTGCGTATTGGCCTGAAGGAATGAAGTCAGAAACACCAGATGGCTATCAATTTTTTAAAAATTTAGGCCCGCTTTCCAATGTCAACGACAAGTACTTTCACGGTGAACGACCATTTTGGAATGAAGTTATTCAACACCCTAATTATGACGACTATTGGAAGTCACGAGATGTATTGCAACATTTATCTAAGACAAAGCCTGCGACGCTGGTTGTCGGCGGTTGGTACGACACCGAAGACTTATACGGCCCGCTTTACACCTACCAAACCATGTCACATAACAACAAAAAGGATCATGTAAAGCTGGTGATGGGTCCTTGGTATCACGGTCAATGGCAGAGTGAAAAAGGTGGAACGGAACTCGGCGAAGCGCATTTCGGATTTGACACCAGCGCTTGGTTTCAAAAAGACGTGTTATTACCGTTCTTCAAGCAACACTTGAAAGGGGCCAATGATGCAAACATTGCCACTGCAACTATGTTTGAAACGGGGAGTAATCGTTGGCGTCACTTTGATGTCTGGCCACCCAAAGATACATCTCAAAAAACGTTGTTCTTAGCAGGAAAGGAAAAGCTGGTTGAAAATGCAAATAACACCGGAAGCAGCGAATATGTGAGCGATCCGAACAAACCCGTTCCACACTCTGCAAAAATTAGCCGCGGGTGGGATAGACCCTATATGGTCGAAGATCAGAGGTTTGCAGCGAGAAGGCCTGATGTGCTGGTATTCGAAACAGAAATACTAGAAAACGACCTCACTATCGCTGGCGCCATAGACCTAAATTTGTGGTTTTCAACAAACAAATCTGCTGCCGATGTAGTCGTAAAACTGGTCGATGTTTTTCCGTCTGTAGATGACAATGTCAATAAGGCGGATATGGAGAAAGGTAATCGCCATGAGTTGGTGCGTTGGGGCGTGTTACGCGGTCGTTTTAGAGAAAGTATGAGTAAGCCCAAAGCGTTTGTTCCTAATCAGCCCACGGAAATTGGCTTTGAACTTTACGATGTATTACATACATTCAAACGAGGACATAAGCTACAAATTCAAATACAAAGTAGCATGTTTCCGTTCCTTGATTTAAACCCGCAGAATTATGTTGAAAACATTTTTAACGCTAAAGAGAGCGATTTCACCAGAGCATTCCACACGATTTATCACAATGATGAGCATCAGAGTTCGATAAGCTTCAACGTGCTGAAAGTTTAA
- a CDS encoding LysR family transcriptional regulator: MNLNRIDLNLFAVFDAIYTAGSLTKAADVLCITQPAVSNSLARLREMLNDPLFVRTGHSMTPTPVAQNIIVPARQALALLRRSVQESHTFDPLTAEKSFNFASRDLLEVSIMPRLISRLQNLAPNIGLTNYEIPRSQVVSAMASGTLDFYSDASTFTDPHLCKEKIAQDRLVVLARKNHPALKNGLNLDTFLRLGHINVSQRKSGVGPIDIALDKMGKRRKEVMRGQHFLTVPSTIVKTDLIACLPYHLAKHYDLALYEVPFDLPPVEYFLYWHVSADHDHAHMWMREQIMEVASNYKPH, translated from the coding sequence ATGAATCTCAATAGAATCGATTTGAACCTTTTTGCAGTATTCGACGCCATTTACACGGCAGGAAGCTTAACCAAGGCAGCAGATGTCTTATGCATTACTCAACCAGCGGTAAGTAACTCTTTAGCAAGGCTAAGAGAAATGCTTAACGACCCGCTGTTCGTTCGTACCGGCCACAGTATGACGCCTACCCCCGTAGCGCAAAATATTATTGTTCCAGCTCGACAAGCCTTAGCCTTACTACGCAGAAGCGTGCAAGAAAGTCATACATTCGACCCTCTCACAGCCGAGAAGTCCTTTAACTTTGCCAGCCGTGATTTGCTTGAAGTAAGCATTATGCCTCGTCTCATTTCACGTTTGCAGAATTTGGCGCCAAATATTGGGTTAACCAATTACGAGATTCCTAGAAGCCAAGTTGTTTCGGCGATGGCATCGGGCACGTTGGACTTTTACTCAGATGCATCGACATTTACAGACCCTCATTTGTGTAAAGAAAAAATCGCCCAAGACAGACTTGTTGTGTTAGCGCGTAAAAATCACCCCGCGCTCAAAAACGGGCTTAACTTAGATACCTTTCTACGATTAGGCCATATTAATGTGTCACAGCGTAAGTCTGGTGTGGGCCCGATAGATATTGCGTTAGATAAAATGGGCAAAAGACGCAAGGAAGTTATGCGAGGTCAACATTTTTTAACCGTACCAAGTACGATAGTAAAGACAGACCTAATCGCGTGCCTGCCGTATCACCTTGCTAAACACTACGATCTTGCGTTGTACGAGGTTCCTTTTGATTTACCGCCTGTAGAGTATTTCCTTTATTGGCATGTAAGCGCCGACCATGATCACGCTCATATGTGGATGCGTGAACAAATAATGGAAGTAGCGAGCAACTATAAACCTCACTAA
- a CDS encoding MaoC family dehydratase produces MRTLLDLAVGDTLEQPEWLTVTQDMINQFADATGDHQWIHLDAARCEKESPFKTTIAHGFLTASLMPKAFAEVIAPDERIASMINYGIDKLRFLEPVKSNDAVKYRFKLVEITEKAQGKLYKVEASCLLKSNGNPALIGGFLMLAVLKP; encoded by the coding sequence ATGAGAACACTTTTAGACTTAGCAGTGGGAGATACCCTTGAACAACCTGAATGGCTGACGGTTACGCAGGACATGATCAATCAGTTTGCAGACGCTACCGGCGATCACCAGTGGATACATTTAGATGCTGCGCGCTGTGAAAAAGAAAGTCCCTTTAAAACAACAATTGCTCACGGCTTCTTGACTGCCAGTCTCATGCCTAAAGCATTCGCTGAGGTAATCGCGCCAGACGAACGTATCGCGTCTATGATCAATTATGGCATTGATAAGTTACGTTTTCTTGAACCAGTAAAAAGTAATGATGCCGTTAAATACCGATTCAAACTTGTCGAAATCACTGAAAAGGCGCAAGGGAAGCTTTATAAAGTAGAGGCAAGTTGCTTACTTAAATCGAATGGGAATCCAGCGCTAATAGGTGGCTTTCTCATGCTCGCGGTGCTTAAGCCTTGA
- a CDS encoding entericidin A/B family lipoprotein, translating to MEMLNSKTLKHAFLVLILAASFGSLGGCATVEGAGKDIQSAGEAIEEGAEEASN from the coding sequence ATGGAAATGTTAAATTCAAAAACACTTAAACACGCTTTTTTAGTACTTATACTCGCAGCCAGTTTTGGGAGTTTAGGCGGTTGTGCAACAGTTGAAGGGGCCGGTAAAGATATTCAAAGTGCTGGAGAAGCCATTGAAGAAGGTGCCGAGGAAGCGTCTAACTAA
- a CDS encoding mechanosensitive ion channel family protein has protein sequence MEFPKIDEVYKLLSEKLESWIEGGITLLPNIVVAFFIAIAFGIIAKVIGNVAGKIMRRTFESRQIASLLTSIIKSIVLIAGIFIALDFVGLKGTVTSLLAGAGIVGLAIGFAFQDMTENFIAGVAMGIRKPFEIGDVIEAEGVFGNVKEINLRNTLVETFYGQLEVIPNKILFRNILTNYSYLGYRRIEIPVGISYADDIEEAAKVITDAMNEKDYVIKKEETAVYAESFGDSSINLLLWFWIRYPGEPGFMVVRHDAISTVKTVLEENDILIPFPIRTLDFNAKGGDKLNSMLKKQDERSSSKGNTNSSTEQSDVKAGDNPEQPAEE, from the coding sequence ATGGAGTTTCCAAAAATAGATGAGGTTTATAAATTACTCAGCGAAAAGCTAGAGTCTTGGATAGAAGGTGGCATTACGCTTCTTCCTAACATTGTTGTCGCATTTTTTATTGCGATAGCCTTTGGCATTATCGCCAAAGTGATCGGCAACGTTGCTGGCAAGATTATGCGCAGAACGTTTGAGTCTCGACAAATTGCAAGCCTCCTCACCTCCATAATCAAATCTATCGTTTTAATAGCGGGAATTTTCATTGCGCTAGACTTTGTTGGCCTTAAAGGTACTGTCACCTCTTTACTTGCAGGCGCAGGTATCGTCGGGTTGGCCATTGGTTTTGCGTTTCAGGACATGACGGAAAACTTCATTGCCGGTGTAGCCATGGGAATTCGAAAACCCTTTGAAATTGGTGACGTCATTGAGGCAGAAGGTGTATTTGGTAACGTAAAGGAAATAAACCTTAGAAACACCTTAGTTGAAACCTTTTATGGTCAACTTGAAGTTATACCCAACAAGATTCTTTTCCGAAATATATTGACCAATTATTCATATCTTGGTTATCGAAGAATAGAGATCCCTGTCGGCATTTCTTATGCTGATGATATAGAAGAAGCCGCCAAAGTTATTACGGATGCTATGAATGAAAAAGATTATGTCATCAAAAAAGAAGAGACCGCGGTTTACGCAGAGTCTTTTGGCGATTCAAGTATCAACCTATTACTGTGGTTTTGGATTCGATATCCAGGAGAGCCAGGATTTATGGTCGTACGCCACGACGCGATCAGTACAGTAAAAACGGTATTAGAAGAAAACGATATTCTTATTCCTTTCCCTATCAGAACATTGGATTTCAATGCTAAAGGGGGAGATAAGCTTAATAGCATGCTTAAAAAGCAGGATGAGAGAAGTTCAAGTAAAGGTAATACAAATTCATCAACTGAGCAGTCTGATGTGAAAGCGGGTGATAACCCTGAGCAACCCGCAGAAGAATGA
- a CDS encoding TonB-dependent receptor, protein MKFKTRKTAVAAMVGTALFCSPYIASAQEADVESEQEAKKDVELILVTGSFVRRSENFESPSPLAVVDSVAIDAIGAKNIADITQTLTINTGAENNPDAFTQNATAGTSNINLRGLGVASTLVLLNNKRQVVTAQPTNEGLNFVDTSSLVPMIAIDRMEVVKDGASALYGSDAVAGVVNFITKRNYDGAMVSLDYQDGAHGDNKEYILQGLWGATGDNGSVLAAISYTNRSPLFLSDRRLSRPQDDTSALGNPGSFFLNIPGAGALPIIDPYGCEEFGGAPSLLAPSGTVPGLEIGFCGFDFGKFYSYVADESRTNAYVRADYEFDNDITWSAEFSLARNRAERGGAPSFPILTSPIVPDYHPQNPFGQPVAFFGRAEGNGFPGDPANTESDTFRFSTSLQGVTDTGFWEVSYTRAVNDFVFRVPDVLNTEFQLALYGLGGSNCDPIAGTPGVGDCEFFNPFATSYTTAPNSDYVVSSFTGTEVIDSKADLEVFEAFTSFDVFEMGGGFAALALGVQYRENQLSQDYDDLANQDSFTFVIGNPDIDGSQDVWAAFGELALPINDELDVQLAVRYEDYGGTIGSTVDPKLAISWRATDEFSLRGSISTSFRAPTVFLAQGGATSLQQLIDPVQGATAFVAVRTSGNEELKPEESTAYNIGFSYEPFRDFSVEVDYWNFEFEDLIIQENAQAVLNDDPTNPDRVIRAGDPLTGPVLQVNNTYVNASSLETSGLDFVTSYKIETDFGNFTPTLNATYITKYDLMDPQAGNIDGAGRRNFNNIGVSSPELRANLGLAWQNDIHAANIFLRYISSYDDDQNCADGTANVGGCSGGFYEVDSHLTVDAQYNIDLGGLYDTEQSYVLTLGAINMFDEEPPQLFTNSGFDSKVHDPRGRQIYARLAIEF, encoded by the coding sequence ATGAAATTTAAAACGCGTAAGACAGCAGTGGCGGCAATGGTCGGTACTGCTTTATTTTGCTCTCCTTATATCGCATCAGCCCAAGAAGCAGACGTTGAAAGTGAGCAAGAAGCTAAGAAAGACGTAGAACTCATTTTGGTTACTGGTAGTTTTGTCCGCCGTAGCGAAAACTTCGAATCTCCTTCTCCACTAGCCGTGGTAGATAGCGTGGCTATAGACGCGATTGGCGCAAAGAATATTGCGGATATTACACAAACACTCACTATTAACACGGGTGCTGAAAACAACCCAGATGCTTTTACGCAAAACGCAACAGCGGGTACGTCGAATATTAACCTTCGTGGTTTAGGCGTAGCGTCTACTCTGGTTTTACTTAACAACAAGCGTCAGGTCGTTACAGCGCAACCAACGAACGAAGGCCTGAACTTCGTCGATACCAGTTCACTTGTGCCAATGATTGCCATTGATCGTATGGAAGTGGTTAAAGATGGTGCGTCGGCTCTGTATGGTTCTGATGCCGTTGCAGGTGTCGTTAACTTTATCACCAAACGCAATTATGACGGAGCAATGGTAAGCCTTGACTATCAAGATGGTGCGCATGGCGACAACAAAGAATACATTTTACAAGGTTTATGGGGCGCAACCGGTGATAACGGAAGCGTACTAGCGGCGATAAGCTATACCAACCGTTCGCCGCTTTTTCTCAGCGATAGACGACTAAGTCGTCCCCAAGACGATACAAGTGCTCTGGGTAACCCAGGCTCTTTCTTCTTAAACATTCCAGGTGCAGGGGCACTGCCCATTATCGACCCGTACGGATGTGAGGAGTTTGGTGGTGCACCCAGTTTACTTGCGCCAAGTGGTACAGTGCCAGGTTTAGAAATTGGTTTTTGTGGTTTTGATTTCGGTAAATTCTATTCATATGTTGCTGATGAGAGCCGAACAAATGCTTATGTACGTGCAGACTACGAGTTCGATAACGATATTACATGGTCGGCTGAATTCAGTTTAGCGAGAAACCGTGCTGAACGTGGTGGAGCACCGAGCTTCCCAATTTTAACCTCTCCAATTGTTCCGGATTATCATCCGCAGAATCCATTTGGTCAGCCTGTCGCTTTCTTCGGCCGCGCTGAAGGTAACGGCTTCCCTGGTGACCCAGCGAATACCGAATCAGATACCTTTCGCTTTAGCACCAGTTTACAAGGTGTGACAGACACTGGGTTCTGGGAAGTAAGCTATACACGTGCGGTTAACGATTTTGTATTTAGGGTTCCTGACGTACTAAATACCGAGTTTCAGCTTGCGCTATACGGTCTAGGTGGCTCTAATTGTGACCCTATCGCTGGAACGCCAGGGGTAGGGGATTGCGAATTCTTCAACCCATTTGCAACGTCTTACACAACGGCGCCTAACTCTGATTACGTGGTTAGCTCCTTTACGGGAACCGAAGTGATTGACTCTAAAGCTGACCTTGAAGTTTTCGAAGCGTTTACATCGTTTGATGTGTTCGAAATGGGCGGTGGCTTTGCGGCGTTAGCATTGGGTGTTCAATATCGTGAAAACCAGCTTAGCCAAGATTACGATGACCTTGCTAACCAAGACAGTTTCACATTCGTTATCGGCAACCCTGATATTGATGGTAGCCAGGATGTATGGGCAGCGTTCGGTGAACTTGCATTACCAATAAATGACGAATTAGATGTTCAGCTAGCGGTTCGTTATGAAGATTACGGCGGTACCATTGGAAGTACGGTGGATCCAAAGTTAGCGATTTCGTGGCGTGCGACTGATGAGTTTTCACTTCGCGGCTCGATATCTACGTCGTTTAGAGCGCCAACAGTGTTCTTAGCACAAGGTGGCGCAACGTCGTTGCAACAGCTTATTGACCCCGTTCAAGGTGCTACGGCATTTGTAGCTGTTAGAACATCGGGTAATGAAGAGCTAAAACCTGAAGAGTCGACAGCCTATAATATTGGCTTCTCATACGAGCCTTTCAGAGACTTTTCTGTTGAAGTTGATTATTGGAATTTCGAGTTTGAAGACTTGATCATTCAAGAGAACGCGCAGGCGGTACTAAATGATGATCCGACTAACCCAGACCGCGTCATCCGTGCTGGAGACCCGCTGACTGGGCCTGTTCTTCAAGTAAATAACACGTATGTTAACGCGAGTTCTTTGGAAACATCGGGTCTTGATTTTGTAACTAGTTATAAAATAGAGACAGACTTCGGTAACTTTACACCTACGTTGAATGCGACCTACATCACTAAGTATGACTTGATGGACCCACAGGCAGGGAACATTGATGGTGCAGGACGCCGTAACTTCAATAACATTGGTGTGTCTTCTCCTGAATTGCGCGCGAACTTGGGACTGGCTTGGCAAAACGATATCCATGCAGCCAATATCTTCCTTCGCTACATCTCATCATATGATGATGATCAAAATTGCGCGGACGGTACTGCAAATGTGGGTGGTTGTTCAGGTGGCTTTTACGAAGTGGATAGTCACTTGACGGTAGATGCTCAATACAACATCGACTTAGGCGGCTTATATGATACAGAACAAAGTTATGTGTTGACGTTAGGCGCAATTAACATGTTCGACGAAGAGCCTCCACAGCTATTCACTAACAGCGGGTTTGACTCTAAGGTTCACGATCCACGAGGTCGTCAAATCTATGCGCGCTTAGCTATCGAGTTCTAA
- a CDS encoding 4a-hydroxytetrahydrobiopterin dehydratase, with protein sequence MATKLSDNEINEKLKALNELVSDDTPWEQSGDTIKKTFMFKSFIRAFGWMSQIAIWAEKLKHHPEWFNVYNKVEVTLTTHDAGGLTELDFSLAEKMEKFK encoded by the coding sequence ATGGCGACGAAGCTGTCTGATAATGAAATTAACGAAAAATTGAAAGCGCTCAATGAACTGGTTTCCGATGACACACCATGGGAGCAAAGTGGAGACACTATCAAAAAGACGTTTATGTTTAAGAGCTTTATCCGAGCTTTTGGGTGGATGTCTCAAATTGCGATTTGGGCGGAAAAGCTAAAACATCATCCGGAGTGGTTCAATGTTTATAATAAAGTAGAGGTAACATTGACTACGCACGACGCTGGTGGGCTAACAGAATTAGATTTTTCGTTGGCTGAAAAAATGGAAAAATTTAAATAG